A window from Calliopsis andreniformis isolate RMS-2024a unplaced genomic scaffold, iyCalAndr_principal scaffold0001, whole genome shotgun sequence encodes these proteins:
- the LOC143186535 gene encoding uncharacterized protein LOC143186535 isoform X3 yields MVKLLLACCKVIKQQNVKHRQMMIVLLLCVIMKIAEFSVGRISPEWKTPARSPHLYCSTSKNQQRKYYRRYNKKCNCLLRNRTGKGAAVMEDPQTPGSDCNSNPAIDSVQHDLISSEFVQDNVEYQWFIDYGYRDGGLHVHPSILSSLSASYSREDLGYYDDLARNLDANLAEIDMESFRTADIHTLLTALPVMCTDPVQHSEFNYQRERYASISGSVMEKLDIGSSISPHTSSQGEDSACSTTDTISICKSSLLFSPLKETPMLPPGGSYSVDSLDCEDMLLTCQANNKENYTIAFEGSITMYSDGSQDFENQEKQKNYGATDMYCKRNIDLKNVSDLSMICSDSKIYTTWSNLKHSSLNKIMTRHPSGNNNTIPEFLSVGNIISGTSKRSQSLPDLTRATQLQHLNIPLNFSVDSAELNSHAQQLHTSASIMSRSINEESSGNGEHNSTGKKLQNLSLVKLFMKQKSMSAEGMSLNLNQSDSVNDNEWPTSNSISDSGTNTNTQIQRQNINNISKQQLPESDFSINWVKSDLYNSKEMQNRIDIFNEIPKHSIISSKQNDEMISSASVEELSESISKSDLTYDNDIHENSINDTCNAFEHQRKVAWIQSSEKKYPISKTIGIQAITETEDNGVQTSLIFTSVEKENPLLKETFNDKKPIYVVYPNYALPDLSFLKMKDTKLDNIALKPQCFEKSRTNWKDSGRFNRPFSCNDIDALRQRGFSHVKDWESLTFLLPIEYKKILHDVPEVSRHININEEIKKPLFCLSPPMRHKSRLVSEIMPNNSSSTSSTATQPSSGYRGSSTILTDSSTNQQILNNVTNPLYLYRYDSISSETSLVGNDKKAYRQANKAKTTSSSLPKRSISLPHGDRESDLSSGKVPPRPPLPRSILRKNKVLASKRYSMFEMGDVEEIEDQSPESNKRMSLQEPYYMNNDLQLLSREKDVDETEERYYTERINEIVSTKDVETDISANSEDEMKQLEEFLKHSGFSSQSSDGDTEDSDVKLRSYVRKFLSLKVNRDIIKATDMIESQKKTVSFAVNQRKKHLDNKINNVNVVTNDQIEDSALKEEKKDTSLPQKPLDLDEKRKMILCANKAVDLLLKYWNGESVFSRHKYNDDKNECAQICVSHLCPALYAIMSDGLKPHLNSTFGPITNSVWQVVEASSQQGPLTKALNELVQKINGEDVITEGMLKFHAFVFGLLNLRALDAWFAYLCTRESILRKHYNSSSLFVGALANTNAREVVDALLYILNSLAFCPFQLDLLYQYRQLHNSFGNLNNHTISPVNFRNVDTYLKKHHFDKTDASAIISSPRKVRPKSCGIYGSHGDKSSGIYKPEIEPAKKRFSNPISSKVYRVLEKLTSEDSEDYTDSLEHSPLNKASNKHHIPTKCQGLDNKTDNEDNMTGEMKFKRLQEKWELMVGKEDIKNQSTMPSPLSPTRTPTNPGKSKIPRPLASPVKQLNTAAGSAKNTKSPISGIPSLKKPAAIHSTTKTASKKSMELRSKEATKRTSRVDQETVGTTRTHLTRPSSLPYKSYGVTSKDKYLVSPQRRAASTSLPRPTTTTTTTTTTVKNSSKKPLKLIK; encoded by the exons ATGGTGAAATTGTTACTAGCATGTTGTAAAGTGATAAAGCAACAAAACGTTAAACATAGACAAATGATGATAGTGCTTTTGTTATGTGTCATCATGAAAATAGCAGAGTTCTCTGTGGGCCGTATAAGTCCGGAGTGGAAGACGCCTGCACGATCGCCACATCTTTATTGCAGCACGTCCAAGAATCAGCAACGAAAATATTACCGAAGATACAATAAGAAGTGTAATTGTTTACTACGTAATC GCACAGGCAAAGGGGCTGCAGTGATGGaagatccacaaacaccaggaTCTGATTGTAATTCCAATCCTGCTATAGATTCTGTACAACATGATTTGATCAGTTCTGAGTTTGTACAGGACAATGTGGAATATCAGTGGTTCATTGATTATGG TTACAGAGATGGAGGTCTTCATGTTCATCCTAGTATATTATCCTCATTGTCTGCATCATACTCTAGAGAAGATTTGGGTTACTATGACGATCTTGCTCGTAACTTGGATGCTAATTTGGCAGAAATCGACATGGAAAGTTTTCGTACAGCAGATATTCATACTTTACTCACTGCATTACCTGTTATGTGCACCGATCCAGTTCAACATTCAGAG TTTAACTATCAAAGAGAACGATATGCCAGTATATCTGGATCCGTTATGGAAAAACTTGACATCGGTTCATCTATTAGCCCTCATACTAGCAGCCAG gGAGAAGATTCAGCCTGTTCCACAACAGATACAATCTCTATATGCAAGTCATCATTGCTTTTTTCTCCTCTGAAAGAGACACCCATGCTACCACCAGGAGGTAGTTACAGTGTTGACTCTCTGGACTGTGAAGATATGTTACTTACATGCCAAGCAAACAACAAAGAAAACTATACTATTGCTTTTGAGGGTAGTATTACAATGTACTCAGATGGCTCTCAAGATTTTGAAAATCAAG AAAAACAGAAGAATTATGGAGCAACAGATATGTACTGTAAAAGAAACATAGATCTAAAAAACGTATCAGATTTATCAATGATATGCTCTGACTCTAAAATATATACCACGTGGAGTAACTTGAAACATTCTTCTCTAAATAAAATTATGACTCGTCATCCTTCTGGTAATAATAACACAATACCAGAGTTTTTAAGCGTTGGAAACATTATTTCTGGAACAAGTAAGAGAAGTCAGAGTTTACCAGACCTTACTCGGGCTACACAATTACAACATCTTAATATACCTCTTAATTTTTCT GTTGATTCTGCAGAATTAAACAGCCATGCTCAACAACTACATACCTCTGCATCTATAATGAGTCGATCTATAAATGAAGAGAGTTCTGGCAATGGAGAGCATAATTCAACAGGAAAAAAATTGCAGAATTTGAGTCTTGTAAAATTATTTATGAAACAAAAAAGTATGAGTGCAGAAGGTATGAGCCTTAATTTGAATCAATCAGACTCTGTTAATGATAATGAATGGCCTACAAGTAATAGTATCAGTGACAGTGGTACTAATACGAATACCCAAATACAAagacaaaatataaataatatttctaaaCAACAACTTCCAGAAAGTGACTTTTCTATTAATTGGGTTAAAAGTGATCTTTATAATAGTAAAGAAATGCAAAATCGAATAGATATTTTCAATGAAATTCCAAAACATTCAATAATAAGTAGTAAACAAAATGATGAAATGATATCATCAGCATCTGTTGAAGAATTATCAGAAAGTATCTCTAAGTCAGATTTAACATACGACAATGATATTCATGAAAACAGTATTAATGACACGTGTAACGCATTTGAACATCAGCGAAAAGTTGCGTggattcaatcttcagaaaagAAATACCCAATTTCTAAAACAATAGGCATTCAAGCAATAACTGAAACAGAAGATAACGGGGTACAAACATCTTTAATATTTACATCTGTAGAAAAGGAAAATCCTTTATTAAAAGAAACGTTTAATGATAAAAAGccgatttatgttgtatatccaAATTATGCGTTACCTGATTTATCGTTTCTTAAAATGAAAGATACAAAGTTGGATAATATAGCATTAAAGCCCCAATGTTTCGAAAAAAGTCGAACTAATTGGAAAGATAGTGGTCGATTTAATAGACCATTTTCATGTAATGACATAGATGCATTACGCCAACGTGGATTTTCGCATGTTAAAGACTGGGAGTCGTTAACATTCCTTTTACCTattgaatataaaaaaattttacATGATGTACCAGAAGTTTCAAGGCATATCAATATTAATGAAGAAATTAAAAAACCATTATTTTGTTTATCACCACCAATGCGTCATAAGAGTCGTCTCGTAAGTGAAATTATGCCAAATAATTCGTCTTCTACTAGTAGCACTGCAACGCAGCCATCCTCTGGATATCGAGGTTCCTCTACAATATTAACTGATTCTTCGACAAATCAGCAGATATTAAATAATGTAACTAATCCATTGTATTTGTACCGTTATGATAGTATTAGTTCTGAGACCAGTTTAGTTGGTAATGACAAAAAAGCGTATAGGCAAGCTAATAAGGCAAAAACAACTTCCTCATCTCTTCCTAAAAGATCAATCTCGTTACCACATGGCGATCGTGAATCTGACCTTTCTAGTGGGAAAGTACCCCCGAGACCACCATTACCTAGAAGTATTTTAAGAAAGAACAAAGTTCTTGCAAGTAAAAGATACAGCATGTTCGAAATGGGAGATGTAGAAGAAATAGAGGATCAATCTCCTGAATCAAATAAACGAATGTCTTTACAAGAACCATACTATATGAATAATGATCTGCAACTGTTATCTCGAGAAAAGGACGTTGATGAGACAGAAGAAAGATATTACACAG AGAGAATAAACGAAATAGTCAGTACTAAAGACGTAGAAACTGACATTTCTGCAAATAGTGAAGATGAAATGAAACAGTTGGAGGAATTTCTAAAACATAGTGGTTTTTCATCTCAAAGTAGTGATGGAGATACAGAAGATTCTGATGTTAAATTAAGATCATACGTACGAAAGTTTTTATCTCTCAAAGTGAATAGAGACATAATTAAAGCCACTGATATGATAGAATCACAAAAAAAGACTGTTAGTTTTGCTGTAAACCAAAGAAAGAAACATTTAGACAATAAG ATTAACAATGTAAATGTAGTTACAAATGATCAAATTGAAGATTCTGCACTTAAGGAAGAAAAGAAAGATACGAGTTTGCCGCAAAAACCATTAGATTTAGATGAAAAGAGAA AAATGATTTTATGTGCAAATAAAGCAGtcgatttattgttaaaatacTGGAATGGCGAATCCGTTTTTAGCAGACATAAGTACAATGATGATAAAAATGAATGTGCTCAAATTTGTGTTAGTCATTTATGTCCAGCTTTGTATGCCATCATGTCAGACGGATTAAAACCACATTTAAATTCTACATTTGGACCAATAACAAATAGTGTCTGGCAGGTAGTTGAAGCATCTTCGCAACAAGGTCCACTTACTAAGGCATTAAATGAATTGGTACAAAAAATTAATGGTGAAGATGTGATTACAGAAGGAATGCTAAAGTTTCACGCATTTGTATTCGGTTTATTAAA tTTAAGAGCTTTGGATGCATGGTTTGCATACTTATGTACAAGAGAATCCATCCTAAGAAAACATTACAACAGCAGTAGTTTATTCGTGGGAGCTTTAGCTAATACAAATGCACGAGAAGTTGTTGATGCTCTTTTATACATTTTGAATTCTCTCGCGTTTTGTCCATTTCAACTAGATCTTCTATATCAATATCGCCAACTTCACAATAGTTTCGGAAATTTAAATAACCATACTATTAGC CCTGTAAATTTTAGAAATGTTGATACTTATCTAAAAAAACATCATTTTGATAAAACGGATGCTTCTGCAATAATTTCAAGTCCAAGAAAAGTACGGCCAAAATCATGCGGTATTTATGGTAGTCATGGTGATAAATCTAGTGGCATATATAAGCCAGAAATAGAGCCAGCGAAGAAACGTTTCAGTAATCCTATAAGTTCAAAAGTATACCGAGTTCTTGAAAAATTAACTTCCGAAGACTCTGAAGACTATACTGACAGTTTAGAACATTCGCCGCTGAACAAAGCGTCGAATAAGCATCATATACCTACAAAATGTCAAGGTTTAGACAACAAGACCGATAATGAAGACAATATGACTGGAGAAATGAAATTTAAGAGGCTTCAAGAAAAATGGGAGTTAATGGTTGGAAAAGAAGATATAAAGAATCAGTCAACGATGCCATCCCCTTTATCGCCAACACGAACTCCTACAAATCCAGGAAAGTCTAAAATACCTAGACCTCTAGCTTCACCGGTAAAACAATTAAATACAGCAGCAGGAtctgctaaaaatacaaaatctcCTATTTCGGGAATACCATCCTTAAAGAAACCTGCTGCAATTCATTCAACAACAAAAACTGCGTCAAAAAAATCTATGGAATTAAGAAGCAAAGAAGCAACAAAACGTACTAGTAGAGTAGATCAAGAAACTGTAGGAACAACAAGAACACATTTAACACGACCTAGCTCCTTACCTTACAAATCTTATGGAGTAACATCTAAAGATAAATATTTAGTGTCTCCTCAAAGGCGGGCAGCGTCTACATCTTTACCACGACCAACAACCACcactaccaccaccaccacgACTGTGAAAAATTCGTCAAAGAAACCGCTTAA ATTAATAAAATAA
- the LOC143186535 gene encoding uncharacterized protein LOC143186535 isoform X8: MVKLLLACCKVIKQQNVKHRQMMIVLLLCVIMKIAEFSVGRISPEWKTPARSPHLYCSTSKNQQRKYYRRYNKKCNCLLRNRTGKGAAVMEDPQTPGSDCNSNPAIDSVQHDLISSEFVQDNVEYQWFIDYGYRDGGLHVHPSILSSLSASYSREDLGYYDDLARNLDANLAEIDMESFRTADIHTLLTALPVMCTDPVQHSEFNYQRERYASISGSVMEKLDIGSSISPHTSSQGEDSACSTTDTISICKSSLLFSPLKETPMLPPGGSYSVDSLDCEDMLLTCQANNKENYTIAFEGSITMYSDGSQDFENQEKQKNYGATDMYCKRNIDLKNVSDLSMICSDSKIYTTWSNLKHSSLNKIMTRHPSGNNNTIPEFLSVGNIISGTSKRSQSLPDLTRATQLQHLNIPLNFSVDSAELNSHAQQLHTSASIMSRSINEESSGNGEHNSTGKKLQNLSLVKLFMKQKSMSAEGMSLNLNQSDSVNDNEWPTSNSISDSGTNTNTQIQRQNINNISKQQLPESDFSINWVKSDLYNSKEMQNRIDIFNEIPKHSIISSKQNDEMISSASVEELSESISKSDLTYDNDIHENSINDTCNAFEHQRKVAWIQSSEKKYPISKTIGIQAITETEDNGVQTSLIFTSVEKENPLLKETFNDKKPIYVVYPNYALPDLSFLKMKDTKLDNIALKPQCFEKSRTNWKDSGRFNRPFSCNDIDALRQRGFSHVKDWESLTFLLPIEYKKILHDVPEVSRHININEEIKKPLFCLSPPMRHKSRLVSEIMPNNSSSTSSTATQPSSGYRGSSTILTDSSTNQQILNNVTNPLYLYRYDSISSETSLVGNDKKAYRQANKAKTTSSSLPKRSISLPHGDRESDLSSGKVPPRPPLPRSILRKNKVLASKRYSMFEMGDVEEIEDQSPESNKRMSLQEPYYMNNDLQLLSREKDVDETEERYYTERINEIVSTKDVETDISANSEDEMKQLEEFLKHSGFSSQSSDGDTEDSDVKLRSYVRKFLSLKVNRDIIKATDMIESQKKTVSFAVNQRKKHLDNKINNVNVVTNDQIEDSALKEEKKDTSLPQKPLDLDEKRKMILCANKAVDLLLKYWNGESVFSRHKYNDDKNECAQICVSHLCPALYAIMSDGLKPHLNSTFGPITNSVWQVVEASSQQGPLTKALNELVQKINGEDVITEGMLKFHAFVFGLLNLRALDAWFAYLCTRESILRKHYNSSSLFVGALANTNAREVVDALLYILNSLAFCPFQLDLLYQYRQLHNSFGNLNNHTISLQEQTGNTLSTKIRHR; the protein is encoded by the exons ATGGTGAAATTGTTACTAGCATGTTGTAAAGTGATAAAGCAACAAAACGTTAAACATAGACAAATGATGATAGTGCTTTTGTTATGTGTCATCATGAAAATAGCAGAGTTCTCTGTGGGCCGTATAAGTCCGGAGTGGAAGACGCCTGCACGATCGCCACATCTTTATTGCAGCACGTCCAAGAATCAGCAACGAAAATATTACCGAAGATACAATAAGAAGTGTAATTGTTTACTACGTAATC GCACAGGCAAAGGGGCTGCAGTGATGGaagatccacaaacaccaggaTCTGATTGTAATTCCAATCCTGCTATAGATTCTGTACAACATGATTTGATCAGTTCTGAGTTTGTACAGGACAATGTGGAATATCAGTGGTTCATTGATTATGG TTACAGAGATGGAGGTCTTCATGTTCATCCTAGTATATTATCCTCATTGTCTGCATCATACTCTAGAGAAGATTTGGGTTACTATGACGATCTTGCTCGTAACTTGGATGCTAATTTGGCAGAAATCGACATGGAAAGTTTTCGTACAGCAGATATTCATACTTTACTCACTGCATTACCTGTTATGTGCACCGATCCAGTTCAACATTCAGAG TTTAACTATCAAAGAGAACGATATGCCAGTATATCTGGATCCGTTATGGAAAAACTTGACATCGGTTCATCTATTAGCCCTCATACTAGCAGCCAG gGAGAAGATTCAGCCTGTTCCACAACAGATACAATCTCTATATGCAAGTCATCATTGCTTTTTTCTCCTCTGAAAGAGACACCCATGCTACCACCAGGAGGTAGTTACAGTGTTGACTCTCTGGACTGTGAAGATATGTTACTTACATGCCAAGCAAACAACAAAGAAAACTATACTATTGCTTTTGAGGGTAGTATTACAATGTACTCAGATGGCTCTCAAGATTTTGAAAATCAAG AAAAACAGAAGAATTATGGAGCAACAGATATGTACTGTAAAAGAAACATAGATCTAAAAAACGTATCAGATTTATCAATGATATGCTCTGACTCTAAAATATATACCACGTGGAGTAACTTGAAACATTCTTCTCTAAATAAAATTATGACTCGTCATCCTTCTGGTAATAATAACACAATACCAGAGTTTTTAAGCGTTGGAAACATTATTTCTGGAACAAGTAAGAGAAGTCAGAGTTTACCAGACCTTACTCGGGCTACACAATTACAACATCTTAATATACCTCTTAATTTTTCT GTTGATTCTGCAGAATTAAACAGCCATGCTCAACAACTACATACCTCTGCATCTATAATGAGTCGATCTATAAATGAAGAGAGTTCTGGCAATGGAGAGCATAATTCAACAGGAAAAAAATTGCAGAATTTGAGTCTTGTAAAATTATTTATGAAACAAAAAAGTATGAGTGCAGAAGGTATGAGCCTTAATTTGAATCAATCAGACTCTGTTAATGATAATGAATGGCCTACAAGTAATAGTATCAGTGACAGTGGTACTAATACGAATACCCAAATACAAagacaaaatataaataatatttctaaaCAACAACTTCCAGAAAGTGACTTTTCTATTAATTGGGTTAAAAGTGATCTTTATAATAGTAAAGAAATGCAAAATCGAATAGATATTTTCAATGAAATTCCAAAACATTCAATAATAAGTAGTAAACAAAATGATGAAATGATATCATCAGCATCTGTTGAAGAATTATCAGAAAGTATCTCTAAGTCAGATTTAACATACGACAATGATATTCATGAAAACAGTATTAATGACACGTGTAACGCATTTGAACATCAGCGAAAAGTTGCGTggattcaatcttcagaaaagAAATACCCAATTTCTAAAACAATAGGCATTCAAGCAATAACTGAAACAGAAGATAACGGGGTACAAACATCTTTAATATTTACATCTGTAGAAAAGGAAAATCCTTTATTAAAAGAAACGTTTAATGATAAAAAGccgatttatgttgtatatccaAATTATGCGTTACCTGATTTATCGTTTCTTAAAATGAAAGATACAAAGTTGGATAATATAGCATTAAAGCCCCAATGTTTCGAAAAAAGTCGAACTAATTGGAAAGATAGTGGTCGATTTAATAGACCATTTTCATGTAATGACATAGATGCATTACGCCAACGTGGATTTTCGCATGTTAAAGACTGGGAGTCGTTAACATTCCTTTTACCTattgaatataaaaaaattttacATGATGTACCAGAAGTTTCAAGGCATATCAATATTAATGAAGAAATTAAAAAACCATTATTTTGTTTATCACCACCAATGCGTCATAAGAGTCGTCTCGTAAGTGAAATTATGCCAAATAATTCGTCTTCTACTAGTAGCACTGCAACGCAGCCATCCTCTGGATATCGAGGTTCCTCTACAATATTAACTGATTCTTCGACAAATCAGCAGATATTAAATAATGTAACTAATCCATTGTATTTGTACCGTTATGATAGTATTAGTTCTGAGACCAGTTTAGTTGGTAATGACAAAAAAGCGTATAGGCAAGCTAATAAGGCAAAAACAACTTCCTCATCTCTTCCTAAAAGATCAATCTCGTTACCACATGGCGATCGTGAATCTGACCTTTCTAGTGGGAAAGTACCCCCGAGACCACCATTACCTAGAAGTATTTTAAGAAAGAACAAAGTTCTTGCAAGTAAAAGATACAGCATGTTCGAAATGGGAGATGTAGAAGAAATAGAGGATCAATCTCCTGAATCAAATAAACGAATGTCTTTACAAGAACCATACTATATGAATAATGATCTGCAACTGTTATCTCGAGAAAAGGACGTTGATGAGACAGAAGAAAGATATTACACAG AGAGAATAAACGAAATAGTCAGTACTAAAGACGTAGAAACTGACATTTCTGCAAATAGTGAAGATGAAATGAAACAGTTGGAGGAATTTCTAAAACATAGTGGTTTTTCATCTCAAAGTAGTGATGGAGATACAGAAGATTCTGATGTTAAATTAAGATCATACGTACGAAAGTTTTTATCTCTCAAAGTGAATAGAGACATAATTAAAGCCACTGATATGATAGAATCACAAAAAAAGACTGTTAGTTTTGCTGTAAACCAAAGAAAGAAACATTTAGACAATAAG ATTAACAATGTAAATGTAGTTACAAATGATCAAATTGAAGATTCTGCACTTAAGGAAGAAAAGAAAGATACGAGTTTGCCGCAAAAACCATTAGATTTAGATGAAAAGAGAA AAATGATTTTATGTGCAAATAAAGCAGtcgatttattgttaaaatacTGGAATGGCGAATCCGTTTTTAGCAGACATAAGTACAATGATGATAAAAATGAATGTGCTCAAATTTGTGTTAGTCATTTATGTCCAGCTTTGTATGCCATCATGTCAGACGGATTAAAACCACATTTAAATTCTACATTTGGACCAATAACAAATAGTGTCTGGCAGGTAGTTGAAGCATCTTCGCAACAAGGTCCACTTACTAAGGCATTAAATGAATTGGTACAAAAAATTAATGGTGAAGATGTGATTACAGAAGGAATGCTAAAGTTTCACGCATTTGTATTCGGTTTATTAAA tTTAAGAGCTTTGGATGCATGGTTTGCATACTTATGTACAAGAGAATCCATCCTAAGAAAACATTACAACAGCAGTAGTTTATTCGTGGGAGCTTTAGCTAATACAAATGCACGAGAAGTTGTTGATGCTCTTTTATACATTTTGAATTCTCTCGCGTTTTGTCCATTTCAACTAGATCTTCTATATCAATATCGCCAACTTCACAATAGTTTCGGAAATTTAAATAACCATACTATTAGC TTACAGGAACAAACCGGGAATACATTGAGTACAAAAATAAGACATAGGTGA